A section of the Streptomyces sp. V3I8 genome encodes:
- a CDS encoding dienelactone hydrolase family protein has translation MTTVATRTIEYAADGLTMIGHLALPAGVDRRPAVLVGPEGVGLSDVERRRADALAELGYVALAFDLHGGRYLGDPEEMLARCMPLLADPDRMRGIGHAALDVLRAEPRTDPNRIAAVGYGTGGAIALELGRDGVDLRAIATVNGLTTGRPGETARIHCPVWAGVGSEDPIMPPAQRDAFTAEMQAASVDWRLVVYGGALHAFHHPPVDHIVLPGVGHHPQHAQRAWRDVVDLLAECLPVAE, from the coding sequence ATGACGACAGTTGCAACGCGCACGATCGAATACGCGGCCGACGGCCTGACGATGATCGGGCACCTCGCACTCCCGGCCGGTGTCGACCGCCGGCCCGCGGTCCTGGTCGGGCCCGAGGGAGTGGGGCTCAGCGACGTCGAGCGCCGCCGGGCCGATGCGCTCGCCGAGTTGGGATACGTGGCGCTGGCCTTCGACCTCCACGGCGGGCGCTATCTGGGCGACCCTGAGGAGATGTTGGCCCGTTGCATGCCGTTGCTCGCCGACCCCGACCGGATGCGGGGCATCGGCCACGCGGCGCTCGACGTGCTCCGCGCCGAGCCGCGGACCGACCCGAACCGGATCGCCGCCGTCGGCTACGGCACCGGGGGCGCAATCGCGCTGGAACTCGGGCGCGACGGTGTCGACCTGCGCGCGATCGCGACAGTCAACGGACTGACCACGGGCCGACCAGGCGAGACGGCGCGCATTCACTGCCCGGTGTGGGCCGGGGTCGGGTCGGAGGACCCGATCATGCCGCCCGCGCAACGGGACGCGTTCACCGCCGAGATGCAAGCTGCGAGCGTCGACTGGCGCCTCGTGGTCTACGGCGGCGCCCTGCACGCCTTCCATCACCCACCGGTCGACCACATCGTGCTTCCCGGGGTCGGTCATCACCCTCAGCACGCGCAGCGAGCTTGGCGGGACGTCGTCGACCTGCTCGCCGAGTGCCTGCCCGTAGCGGAGTGA
- a CDS encoding zinc-binding dehydrogenase, with product MRAITYDRHGEAGQVLRLSEQPAPAPPAAGQVRVRVLYRPIHPGDLAGVQGFPGGPRQRFATPRVPGLEGMGLVETVGEGVRDLRPGQRVAFFPVPEAWSELLTAPADLVVPVPEDVSDETASLMLVNSVTLLTLLRAVEDARHGQAGPVVQTAAGSSVGKLVSAAALEHGIPLVNLVRSAIGAQTLRERFPGLSAVSTADADWRTQVRDATGGRGARVVLDAVGGSLAGELIELLDDGGTLITYGQLGSGDLPLESHTLTLRSLTVRGVSIGRWMTRTPEERSEDVAFAVRLAATAPELFEVAARYDLADFAKAVDHVRRPGKSGTVLLTSPAS from the coding sequence GTGCGCGCCATCACCTACGACCGGCACGGAGAAGCCGGGCAGGTACTACGTCTGAGCGAGCAGCCGGCCCCTGCCCCGCCCGCGGCGGGGCAGGTACGGGTGCGGGTGCTGTACCGGCCGATCCACCCCGGCGACCTGGCGGGGGTGCAGGGCTTCCCGGGCGGGCCGCGGCAGCGGTTCGCCACGCCACGTGTTCCCGGCCTGGAGGGAATGGGTCTCGTCGAGACCGTCGGCGAGGGCGTACGGGATCTGCGGCCCGGTCAGCGGGTGGCGTTCTTCCCGGTGCCGGAGGCGTGGAGCGAACTCCTCACGGCGCCCGCCGATCTGGTGGTGCCGGTGCCCGAGGATGTCAGCGACGAGACCGCGTCCTTGATGCTGGTCAATTCCGTCACCCTGCTCACCCTGCTGCGGGCGGTCGAGGACGCCCGGCACGGCCAGGCAGGTCCGGTGGTGCAGACGGCCGCCGGTTCGTCGGTGGGAAAACTGGTCAGCGCCGCGGCGCTCGAGCACGGCATCCCGCTGGTCAACCTGGTACGCAGTGCCATCGGGGCCCAGACTCTGCGGGAACGCTTCCCCGGACTGTCGGCCGTCTCGACGGCCGACGCTGACTGGCGCACCCAGGTCCGGGACGCGACCGGCGGCCGGGGTGCCCGGGTCGTACTGGACGCGGTGGGCGGATCCCTGGCCGGTGAGCTGATCGAGCTGCTCGACGACGGCGGCACGCTGATCACCTACGGACAGCTGGGTTCCGGCGACCTGCCACTGGAGTCGCACACGCTGACACTGCGCTCCCTGACCGTGCGGGGCGTGTCCATCGGCCGGTGGATGACCCGTACGCCCGAGGAACGGTCCGAGGACGTCGCCTTCGCCGTCCGTCTGGCCGCGACCGCCCCGGAACTCTTCGAGGTCGCGGCCCGCTACGACCTCGCCGACTTCGCGAAGGCCGTCGACCATGTCCGCCGCCCCGGCAAGAGCGGAACCGTCCTGCTCACCAGTCCCGCGTCCTGA
- a CDS encoding DUF6193 family natural product biosynthesis protein: MAEKDIPGTAPDDPVAAKWQVVREMDANLIDKALVEAAYANPALRALFPLVSHGSLQFSRCTRFPWSQDLPSIFPLFGGRFRVRRLHDPRGSGQQEAGEADSAEEAVKLVASHLPAGCGSAVDGTPDVLEPLS, from the coding sequence ATGGCGGAGAAGGACATACCCGGGACAGCACCAGACGATCCTGTGGCAGCCAAGTGGCAGGTCGTGCGCGAGATGGACGCGAACCTCATCGACAAGGCCCTTGTAGAGGCGGCCTACGCAAACCCTGCCCTCCGGGCTCTGTTTCCGCTGGTCAGCCATGGATCACTGCAGTTCAGCCGGTGCACCCGCTTCCCTTGGTCGCAGGACCTGCCCTCGATCTTCCCTCTCTTCGGTGGACGATTTCGTGTGAGGCGGCTGCATGACCCGCGAGGCTCGGGACAGCAGGAGGCCGGCGAAGCCGACTCGGCCGAAGAAGCCGTCAAACTCGTAGCCTCACACCTTCCCGCAGGCTGCGGTTCCGCCGTGGACGGCACACCCGACGTCCTCGAACCACTCAGCTGA
- a CDS encoding DMT family transporter, whose product MSAPTEPHPPLPALPAAALPAAAVPAATVPGTEGRPGPGRVPAAAPAAPAPVLDWRLRFGALSLVWGFSFLLIKVGTDGYAPFQVTLGRLLFGTLVLAAAMAWKRERLPSGARTWGHLAVAALLLNALPFSLFAYSELTIPSTLAGICNATSPLWGMALSMVALSEDRPTRHRVAGLGIGFLGVLTVLGVWQGFHGLDAAGTAMALFASLSYPVGWIYVRRTLAGSGHSHLSLTGAQLLLATAQLAFVTPLFTSAPARFALVPLLAVIALGALGTGFALLVQYGLVAEVGPTTAQMVTYFIPVIATAAGVAILGEPLAWSTPVGAAVVLAGAALTRSGPRTPRSRPGRGKEAAGTTRHGRDGGGAPGQT is encoded by the coding sequence ATGAGCGCCCCGACCGAGCCCCACCCACCGCTTCCCGCCCTGCCCGCCGCCGCCCTGCCCGCCGCCGCTGTGCCCGCCGCCACCGTGCCCGGCACCGAGGGACGCCCCGGCCCAGGACGGGTGCCCGCCGCGGCGCCCGCCGCCCCGGCACCGGTCCTCGACTGGCGTCTGCGCTTCGGCGCCCTCTCCCTCGTCTGGGGCTTCAGCTTTCTGCTCATCAAGGTGGGCACGGACGGTTACGCACCCTTCCAGGTGACGCTCGGCCGCCTGCTGTTCGGCACGCTCGTCCTCGCCGCCGCGATGGCCTGGAAGCGGGAACGCCTTCCGAGTGGGGCCCGCACCTGGGGGCACCTGGCGGTCGCGGCCCTCCTCCTCAACGCCCTGCCGTTCTCCCTGTTCGCGTACTCGGAGCTGACGATCCCGTCCACCCTGGCGGGCATCTGCAACGCGACCTCGCCCCTGTGGGGCATGGCCCTGTCGATGGTCGCCCTCTCCGAGGACCGGCCCACCCGCCACCGCGTGGCCGGTCTCGGCATCGGGTTTCTCGGTGTGCTGACGGTGCTCGGTGTCTGGCAGGGCTTCCACGGCCTGGACGCCGCGGGCACCGCGATGGCGCTGTTCGCCTCGCTCAGCTATCCGGTCGGCTGGATCTACGTCCGCCGCACCCTGGCCGGCTCCGGCCACTCCCACCTGTCGCTGACCGGCGCCCAGCTCCTGCTCGCGACGGCGCAACTGGCCTTCGTCACCCCGCTGTTCACCTCGGCGCCGGCCCGCTTCGCGCTCGTACCGCTGCTCGCGGTGATCGCGCTGGGCGCTCTCGGCACCGGCTTCGCCCTGCTCGTCCAGTACGGCCTGGTCGCCGAGGTCGGCCCGACGACGGCCCAGATGGTCACGTACTTCATCCCGGTCATCGCCACCGCCGCCGGTGTCGCGATCCTCGGCGAACCCCTCGCCTGGTCGACACCGGTGGGCGCCGCCGTCGTGCTGGCGGGAGCGGCACTGACCCGGTCCGGGCCGAGGACCCCGCGGTCGCGGCCCGGAAGGGGGAAGGAGGCCGCCGGGACCACCCGGCACGGCCGGGACGGCGGTGGCGCTCCCGGTCAGACGTAA
- a CDS encoding LysR family transcriptional regulator yields MLNLERLRTLDALARHGSVGGAAEGLHVTTSAVSQQLSKLEREVGQQLLAKNGRGVRLTDAGRLLADHAARILSQVELAQSDLEAQRGQVVGELRLSGFPTAARGLFPAALTALRAGHPALRVRSGELEPEAGVAGVLRGDIDLAVVLDWYNKPLPMPEGLVKASLLDDPIDVAMPAGHRHAERAEVDLEDFADDEWVAWQEGEFCHEWLLFTLRGAGIEPVIAHRAGEHHTQLALVAAGLGVCVAPRLGRGPVPAGVRTVPVRNRVTRHVYAVWRADADRRPSIRAVADALRTAGSTYG; encoded by the coding sequence ATGTTGAATCTGGAGCGCCTGCGCACGCTCGACGCCCTCGCCCGCCACGGCTCGGTCGGCGGTGCGGCCGAGGGGCTGCATGTGACGACATCGGCCGTCTCCCAGCAACTGTCCAAGCTGGAGCGGGAGGTGGGGCAGCAGCTGCTCGCCAAGAACGGGCGGGGGGTGCGGCTCACCGACGCCGGGCGGCTGCTCGCCGACCACGCCGCCCGCATCCTGTCCCAGGTCGAGCTCGCCCAGTCCGACCTGGAGGCGCAGCGCGGGCAGGTGGTGGGGGAGCTGCGGCTGTCCGGGTTCCCCACGGCGGCCCGCGGGCTGTTCCCCGCAGCCCTGACGGCGCTGCGCGCCGGGCACCCCGCCCTGCGCGTCCGCTCGGGCGAGCTGGAGCCGGAGGCCGGGGTGGCCGGGGTGCTGCGCGGCGACATCGACCTCGCGGTGGTGCTGGACTGGTACAACAAGCCGCTGCCCATGCCCGAAGGGCTGGTCAAGGCCTCGCTCCTGGACGACCCCATCGACGTGGCGATGCCCGCGGGGCACCGCCACGCCGAACGCGCGGAGGTGGACCTCGAGGACTTCGCCGACGACGAGTGGGTCGCCTGGCAGGAGGGCGAGTTCTGCCACGAGTGGCTGCTCTTCACCCTGCGGGGCGCAGGGATCGAGCCGGTGATCGCCCACCGCGCGGGGGAGCACCACACACAGCTCGCGCTGGTCGCGGCGGGACTCGGTGTGTGCGTGGCACCCCGGCTCGGACGCGGCCCGGTGCCGGCGGGCGTGCGGACGGTCCCGGTGCGCAACCGGGTCACCCGGCACGTCTACGCCGTGTGGCGGGCCGACGCCGATCGCCGCCCGTCGATCCGCGCGGTGGCGGACGCGCTGCGGACGGCAGGCTCGACGTACGGATGA
- a CDS encoding pyridoxamine 5'-phosphate oxidase family protein, translating to MAATQRRGRRIMMTPDELDEFLTAQRTCRVATVSADGAPHVSTLWFAWDGKSLWLYSITRSKRWADLRRDPRVAVVVDTGEEYGELRGVELSGSVEFVGEVPRTGEPCPELDSVERLFAHKNFGVEELPHDGRHAWMRLTPEATASWDFRKLATL from the coding sequence ATGGCCGCCACGCAGCGCCGGGGACGAAGAATCATGATGACGCCCGACGAACTGGACGAGTTCCTCACCGCTCAGCGCACCTGCCGGGTGGCGACCGTCTCGGCCGACGGGGCCCCGCACGTCAGCACGCTCTGGTTCGCCTGGGACGGCAAGTCCCTCTGGCTGTACTCGATCACCCGCAGCAAGCGGTGGGCCGACCTGCGCCGCGATCCTCGGGTGGCCGTCGTCGTGGACACGGGCGAGGAGTACGGCGAGCTGCGGGGCGTCGAGCTGTCGGGCTCGGTGGAGTTCGTCGGCGAGGTACCGCGTACGGGCGAGCCGTGCCCCGAACTCGACTCCGTGGAGCGGTTGTTCGCCCACAAGAACTTCGGCGTCGAGGAGCTGCCGCACGACGGACGGCACGCCTGGATGCGGCTGACGCCGGAGGCGACGGCGTCCTGGGACTTCCGCAAACTCGCCACGCTCTGA
- a CDS encoding TetR/AcrR family transcriptional regulator, with protein sequence MPRITKEDKARNRQNIIEAAGRMFRSQGIDAVGIAELMKGAGLTHGGFYNHFASKDDLVVEVCGASFAASLGSMARTVEGGPDQGGSPLQRVVAGYLSTAHRDASDGGCPSASLVTDAGRHGEAVQSVYAEGVQGYLTGFTAEFLREAEDEGYELDPDEARHKAVRLLSEMVGAMVLARAVRHVEPELSDEILRTGRDHALD encoded by the coding sequence ATGCCGCGGATCACCAAGGAGGACAAGGCCCGCAATCGGCAGAACATCATCGAAGCGGCGGGCCGCATGTTCCGTTCGCAGGGCATCGACGCCGTCGGTATCGCCGAACTGATGAAGGGGGCCGGACTCACCCACGGCGGCTTCTACAACCACTTCGCCTCCAAGGACGACCTGGTCGTGGAGGTGTGCGGCGCCTCCTTCGCCGCCTCGCTCGGGAGCATGGCCCGGACCGTCGAGGGTGGTCCGGACCAGGGCGGCTCTCCGCTGCAGCGGGTCGTGGCCGGGTACCTGTCCACCGCGCACCGTGACGCCTCGGACGGTGGCTGCCCCTCCGCCTCCCTGGTCACCGACGCCGGACGGCACGGCGAAGCCGTACAGAGCGTGTACGCCGAAGGTGTCCAGGGGTATCTCACCGGCTTCACCGCCGAGTTCCTGCGCGAAGCCGAGGACGAGGGGTACGAGCTCGATCCGGACGAGGCCCGCCACAAGGCCGTCCGCCTGCTCAGCGAGATGGTCGGCGCGATGGTGCTCGCCCGCGCCGTGCGCCACGTCGAGCCCGAGCTCTCCGACGAGATCCTGCGGACCGGTCGCGACCATGCCCTCGACTGA
- a CDS encoding cysteine hydrolase, translating into MPSYEELRELLDPATTVVLTVECQQGVVGPDGALPELARAARASGVLDRIARLVDAAHESGVQVMHAIAERRPDGRGANRNARLFRAAERLPVRQLVGSTAVRVAPPIEVAAQDLVVRRLHGLSPLAGTEADALLRNLGCRTLVVTGVSANVAVPNTVFDAVNRGYTAVVVRDAIAGVPADYTPAMIRNTLALVATITTTDDVLACLGRPGAVRRG; encoded by the coding sequence ATGCCGTCGTACGAAGAGCTCAGGGAACTCCTCGATCCCGCGACCACGGTGGTGCTGACGGTCGAGTGCCAGCAGGGTGTCGTCGGCCCGGACGGCGCACTGCCCGAACTCGCCCGGGCGGCCCGTGCGTCGGGCGTGCTGGACAGGATCGCGCGCCTGGTGGACGCGGCCCACGAGAGCGGCGTACAGGTGATGCACGCGATCGCCGAGCGCCGCCCGGACGGCCGCGGCGCCAATCGCAACGCCCGGCTGTTCCGCGCGGCCGAACGCCTGCCCGTCCGGCAACTGGTGGGCAGTACGGCGGTCCGCGTGGCGCCGCCCATCGAGGTCGCCGCCCAGGACCTCGTCGTACGCCGCCTGCACGGACTGTCGCCGCTGGCCGGCACCGAGGCCGACGCGCTGCTGCGCAACCTGGGCTGCCGCACACTCGTCGTGACCGGTGTCTCCGCCAACGTGGCGGTGCCCAACACGGTGTTCGACGCGGTGAACCGCGGCTACACCGCCGTCGTCGTGCGGGACGCCATCGCGGGCGTACCCGCCGACTACACCCCCGCGATGATCCGCAACACGCTCGCCCTGGTGGCCACCATCACCACCACGGACGACGTGCTGGCCTGCCTGGGACGGCCGGGCGCGGTCAGGCGAGGGTGA
- a CDS encoding aminotransferase class I/II-fold pyridoxal phosphate-dependent enzyme has protein sequence MLGEYRIEGRRAAEIAASVERAVGAGELEPGQLLPPMRELASRLEVNPNTVAAAYRTLRERGVIETAGRRGSRVRSKPATTARELSRLHVPPGVRNLSDGNPDPALLPPLAGALAAAAERSDREPTLYGAAAVEPELARLARADLDADGVPDGPVVVASGSLDGIERVLAAHLRPGDAVAVEDPGWHSVLDLVPALGLRAVPVGVDTEGPLPGDVRAALEGGARALIVTDRAQNPTGAAVGATRARALRAVLAEHPQTLLVEDDHGHRIVDLPLHPLAGVTRHWAFTRSVAKAYGPDLRLAVLTGDPVTMDRVQGRQRLGPGWVSRLLQRAVVRLWSDGAVDTAAVASAYGRRRDALIGALAEHGIEAYGRSGMNVWVPVPDETGAVARLLHSGWAVAAGARFRMDAPPGLRITVSTLAVGEAQGVADAVAAAVGPAPAGRYV, from the coding sequence GTGCTAGGAGAGTATCGGATCGAGGGCAGGCGCGCAGCCGAGATTGCGGCCAGTGTCGAGCGGGCGGTGGGAGCGGGGGAGTTGGAACCCGGCCAACTGCTTCCGCCGATGCGGGAGTTGGCGTCCCGCTTGGAGGTGAACCCCAATACCGTGGCGGCCGCCTACCGCACGCTGCGTGAACGCGGGGTCATCGAGACCGCGGGCCGGCGGGGCAGCCGGGTCCGCTCCAAGCCGGCGACGACCGCCCGGGAGCTGTCCCGGCTGCATGTGCCGCCCGGCGTACGGAACCTGTCCGACGGCAACCCCGACCCGGCTCTGCTGCCCCCGCTCGCCGGGGCGCTGGCGGCGGCCGCGGAACGCTCGGACCGCGAACCGACGCTGTACGGGGCGGCCGCGGTGGAACCGGAGCTGGCGCGGCTCGCCCGCGCGGACCTGGACGCGGACGGGGTGCCGGACGGGCCGGTCGTCGTCGCCTCGGGGTCGCTCGACGGTATCGAGCGGGTGCTGGCCGCGCACCTGAGGCCGGGGGACGCGGTCGCCGTCGAGGACCCCGGCTGGCACAGCGTGCTCGACCTGGTGCCGGCCCTCGGACTGCGGGCCGTTCCCGTCGGCGTCGACACCGAGGGGCCGCTGCCCGGCGACGTACGGGCCGCTCTGGAAGGCGGGGCGCGGGCCCTGATCGTCACCGACCGCGCGCAGAACCCGACCGGCGCCGCGGTGGGCGCCACGCGCGCGCGTGCCCTGCGAGCCGTGCTGGCGGAGCATCCGCAGACCCTGCTCGTCGAGGACGACCACGGGCACCGCATCGTCGATCTGCCCCTGCATCCGCTGGCGGGCGTGACCCGGCACTGGGCCTTCACGCGCTCGGTCGCCAAGGCGTACGGACCCGATCTGCGCCTGGCGGTCCTCACCGGCGACCCCGTCACCATGGACCGCGTCCAGGGCCGGCAGCGGCTCGGTCCCGGCTGGGTGAGCCGGCTGCTGCAACGGGCCGTCGTGCGGCTGTGGTCGGACGGCGCCGTGGACACCGCGGCCGTCGCGTCGGCGTACGGGCGGCGCCGGGACGCGCTGATCGGCGCGCTCGCGGAGCACGGCATCGAGGCGTACGGGCGTAGCGGCATGAACGTGTGGGTGCCCGTCCCGGACGAGACCGGGGCCGTCGCGCGGCTGCTGCACTCCGGCTGGGCGGTGGCGGCGGGGGCACGCTTCCGTATGGACGCGCCGCCCGGACTGCGGATCACCGTCTCGACCCTCGCCGTGGGGGAGGCGCAGGGGGTGGCGGACGCGGTCGCCGCGGCGGTGGGGCCGGCGCCCGCCGGGCGTTACGTCTGA
- a CDS encoding alkene reductase translates to MTTQPLLQPVRLGALELPNSVVMAPMTRARAQNAELAPTDLHATYYAQRAGAGLIVTEGTWVSPDAIGFVHVPGIYTDTQTAGWVKVTEAVHEAGGRIVSQLGHVGAASHPDHLGGRLPAGPSAVNPGEKSFTPSGPKDTLTPRAYTAAEIADTIADYRHAAANARRAGFDGVEIHAQVSHLIPQFLNPRLNRRTDAYGGSSEKRARFLLDVLDAVGDAWDSDRIGVKISPAWTGGTAFTADEETLADYDQLLKKLNDSNLAYLHLLGTPGTIEERIALFSRYRAHYQGNIVANLGFTQALGNEILAHGIVDAVSFGAPFIANPDLVERFAQGHPLADSDRDTHYAGHTEGYTDYPAFTAA, encoded by the coding sequence ATGACCACCCAGCCCCTGCTGCAGCCCGTCCGCCTCGGCGCGCTGGAACTCCCCAACAGCGTCGTCATGGCCCCCATGACCCGCGCCCGCGCCCAGAACGCCGAGCTGGCCCCCACCGACCTGCACGCGACCTACTACGCGCAGCGCGCCGGCGCCGGCCTGATCGTCACCGAGGGAACCTGGGTCAGCCCCGACGCAATCGGCTTCGTCCACGTCCCCGGCATCTACACCGACACGCAGACCGCCGGCTGGGTGAAGGTCACCGAAGCCGTCCACGAGGCGGGCGGGCGGATCGTCTCCCAGCTCGGCCACGTCGGCGCGGCCTCCCACCCGGACCACCTCGGCGGCCGCCTGCCCGCCGGCCCCTCGGCCGTCAACCCCGGCGAGAAGTCCTTCACCCCCTCCGGCCCGAAGGACACCCTCACCCCGCGCGCCTACACCGCCGCCGAGATCGCCGACACCATCGCCGACTACCGTCATGCGGCCGCGAACGCCCGCCGTGCCGGCTTCGACGGCGTGGAAATCCACGCCCAGGTGTCCCACTTGATCCCGCAGTTCCTCAACCCCCGCCTCAACCGGCGCACCGACGCCTACGGAGGCAGCAGCGAGAAGCGGGCCCGGTTCCTCCTCGACGTCCTCGACGCCGTCGGTGACGCGTGGGACAGCGACCGCATCGGCGTGAAAATATCCCCGGCCTGGACCGGCGGAACCGCGTTCACCGCGGACGAGGAGACACTCGCCGACTACGACCAGCTGCTCAAGAAGCTCAACGACAGCAACCTGGCCTACCTGCACCTCCTGGGCACCCCCGGCACCATCGAGGAACGCATCGCCCTCTTCTCCCGCTACCGCGCCCACTACCAGGGCAACATCGTCGCCAACCTCGGCTTCACCCAGGCCCTCGGCAACGAGATCCTCGCCCACGGCATCGTCGACGCGGTCTCCTTCGGCGCCCCCTTCATCGCCAACCCCGACCTGGTCGAGCGCTTCGCGCAGGGCCACCCGCTGGCCGACAGCGACCGGGACACCCACTACGCCGGTCACACCGAGGGCTACACCGACTACCCGGCCTTCACCGCCGCCTGA
- a CDS encoding Rieske (2Fe-2S) protein, which produces MSSESIQPAPALCRRTLLAGLGAAGIAAALTACGGSDDKSSDASGSSDASSGSSAGGAALAKTTDIPEGGGKIFADQSVVVTQPTAGEFKAFSTVCPHQKQRVNSVENGLITCPAHGSQFSVTDGGVKKGPATSGLTTAEIKVSGDSITLA; this is translated from the coding sequence ATGTCCAGCGAATCCATTCAGCCCGCGCCGGCACTCTGCCGTCGCACCCTCCTGGCGGGGCTGGGCGCGGCCGGTATCGCCGCCGCGCTCACCGCCTGCGGGGGCTCCGACGACAAGTCGTCCGACGCGTCCGGCTCCTCCGACGCGTCGTCCGGCTCCTCCGCCGGCGGCGCGGCGCTGGCCAAGACCACCGACATCCCGGAGGGCGGCGGCAAGATCTTCGCCGATCAGTCGGTGGTCGTCACCCAGCCGACGGCGGGCGAGTTCAAGGCCTTCTCGACGGTGTGCCCGCATCAGAAGCAGCGCGTGAACAGCGTGGAGAACGGCCTCATCACCTGCCCCGCCCACGGCAGCCAGTTCAGCGTCACGGACGGCGGCGTCAAGAAGGGACCCGCGACCAGCGGACTGACCACCGCCGAGATCAAGGTGAGCGGGGACTCGATCACCCTCGCCTGA
- a CDS encoding pyridoxamine 5'-phosphate oxidase family protein, which yields MTETAAPRPDTYTPTDRTVPTRSRERAAYNHELVHAILDEGYVCHLGFVRDGAPVVLPTLYGRVGERLYVHGSTGSRPLRMAGQADPGLPVCLTVTHVDGLVLARSAFHHSINYRSVVVHGVAHPVTDPAEKRAALDALVDHVVPGRSYDSRPADAKELAATAVLRLDLGEVSAKLRTGGPNDEPGDLGLPHWTGVVPVRTTHGAPVPADDLAPGIEVPDYLTTL from the coding sequence ATGACGGAGACGGCCGCCCCGCGCCCCGACACCTACACCCCGACCGACCGCACCGTCCCCACTCGCTCCCGGGAACGCGCCGCGTACAACCACGAGCTGGTGCACGCGATCCTGGACGAGGGGTACGTCTGCCATCTCGGCTTCGTCCGCGACGGGGCACCGGTCGTGCTGCCGACGCTGTACGGGCGGGTCGGCGAGCGCCTCTACGTGCACGGGTCGACGGGTTCGCGCCCGCTGCGGATGGCGGGGCAGGCCGATCCGGGCCTGCCGGTCTGCCTGACGGTCACGCACGTCGACGGTCTCGTGCTGGCCCGCTCGGCCTTCCACCACTCGATCAACTACCGCTCGGTGGTGGTGCACGGCGTGGCGCACCCGGTGACGGACCCGGCCGAGAAGCGGGCGGCCCTGGACGCGCTGGTCGACCACGTGGTGCCCGGCCGCTCGTACGACTCCCGGCCCGCCGACGCCAAGGAGCTGGCCGCCACCGCCGTACTGCGGCTCGACCTCGGCGAGGTGTCGGCCAAGCTGCGTACCGGCGGCCCGAACGACGAGCCCGGGGACCTCGGCCTGCCGCACTGGACCGGCGTCGTCCCGGTCCGCACGACCCACGGTGCCCCGGTGCCCGCCGACGACCTGGCACCGGGCATCGAGGTCCCCGACTACCTGACGACACTCTGA
- a CDS encoding NADPH-dependent F420 reductase, whose amino-acid sequence MKIGTLGAGTVAQAIARHAVAQGHQVVLSNSRGPASLAGLADELGPLAHAGTPEEAAAAELVVLAVGWPRIPDAVAGLPPFDGRVVVDATNQFASPPPHAKIADLGELTGSEHVASLLTGARVVKAFNTLHGRYIAADPRHRAGRQVLFLAGDDADAKTTVKDLTAAFGFAPVDLGPLREGGRLMQLGGPLSALHALKQD is encoded by the coding sequence ATGAAGATCGGAACCCTCGGTGCCGGAACCGTCGCCCAGGCCATCGCCCGCCACGCCGTGGCCCAGGGCCACCAGGTCGTGCTGAGCAACAGCCGCGGACCCGCCTCCCTGGCCGGGCTCGCCGACGAGCTCGGACCGCTCGCCCACGCCGGCACCCCGGAGGAAGCCGCCGCGGCGGAACTCGTCGTGCTCGCGGTCGGCTGGCCCCGGATCCCGGACGCGGTAGCCGGCCTGCCGCCCTTCGACGGGCGCGTCGTCGTCGACGCCACCAACCAGTTCGCCTCCCCGCCCCCGCACGCGAAGATCGCCGACCTGGGCGAGCTGACCGGCAGCGAACACGTCGCCTCGCTGCTGACCGGAGCCCGCGTCGTCAAGGCGTTCAACACCCTCCACGGCCGGTACATCGCCGCCGACCCGCGCCACCGGGCCGGACGCCAGGTGCTGTTCCTCGCCGGTGACGACGCCGACGCCAAGACAACCGTCAAGGACCTCACCGCCGCCTTCGGCTTCGCCCCCGTCGACCTCGGCCCCCTGCGCGAGGGCGGACGCCTCATGCAGCTCGGCGGCCCGCTCTCCGCCCTCCACGCCCTCAAACAGGACTGA